Proteins encoded within one genomic window of Methanosarcina barkeri str. Wiesmoor:
- a CDS encoding DUF523 and DUF1722 domain-containing protein, with protein MREFVRPKVVVSRCLGFDHCRYNGNIINSSIVANLMEYVDFLPVCPEVEIGLGVPRDPLRIILKNGEQRLVQPASGRDITETMEAFCTDFLGSIGEIDGLILKYRSPSCGIKEVKVYSTAALKSAVIGKSSGYFGRAVLKEFSYLPVEDEGRLRNTRIKEHFMTRIFMLAAFRKVKSEGRMRNLVAFHTENKYLLMVYNQEELRKLGAIVANKERKTFQELVSEYEKHLYIALSRPPRYTSIINVLMHAFGHFSEKLSNQEKALFFGWIQKYRNGKVSLCPAINIIRSWAVRFEDQYLMNQTFFEPYPEGLMEVNPVDSHLREDLWK; from the coding sequence ATGAGGGAGTTTGTTCGGCCAAAGGTTGTGGTTAGTAGGTGCCTTGGGTTTGATCACTGTCGATACAACGGGAATATCATAAACAGTTCGATAGTGGCGAACCTTATGGAGTATGTTGATTTCCTGCCTGTCTGCCCGGAAGTGGAGATAGGTCTCGGTGTTCCAAGAGATCCGTTAAGGATTATTCTTAAGAATGGGGAACAGCGGCTTGTCCAGCCCGCAAGCGGCAGGGATATAACTGAAACTATGGAGGCATTTTGCACTGATTTTCTCGGTTCTATAGGAGAAATTGATGGTCTTATTCTTAAATACAGGTCTCCTTCTTGCGGCATTAAGGAAGTAAAGGTTTACTCGACTGCAGCGCTGAAATCAGCGGTAATCGGAAAATCTTCAGGGTATTTCGGGAGGGCAGTCCTGAAAGAATTTTCCTATCTACCTGTTGAGGATGAAGGAAGGCTAAGGAATACTCGCATAAAAGAACATTTCATGACCAGGATTTTTATGCTTGCTGCTTTCCGAAAAGTAAAATCTGAAGGCCGCATGAGAAACCTTGTCGCGTTCCATACCGAAAATAAGTATCTACTCATGGTGTATAACCAGGAAGAACTCAGGAAACTGGGAGCTATTGTTGCAAATAAAGAAAGGAAAACCTTTCAAGAGCTGGTTTCTGAGTACGAGAAACACCTTTACATTGCTCTCTCCAGGCCTCCCAGGTATACTTCAATTATCAATGTACTCATGCATGCTTTTGGACATTTTTCAGAGAAGCTCTCAAACCAGGAAAAAGCGCTATTTTTTGGCTGGATTCAGAAGTACAGGAACGGAAAAGTCTCTCTTTGCCCTGCGATTAATATAATCAGGTCGTGGGCTGTGCGCTTTGAAGACCAGTATCTTATGAATCAGACCTTTTTTGAGCCCTATCCAGAAGGCTTGATGGAAGTAAACCCTGTAGACTCCCACCTCAGGGAAGACCTCTGGAAATGA
- a CDS encoding ABC transporter ATP-binding protein, translating into MEVLAETQNIRKSYEKQNLFTKKREQVSAVNGVSLKIQKGCSVGLIGESGSGKSTLGRMMVGLETPTEGQALFRGRSISNISLRKMRPLRRNIQMIFQNSSSVFDTSYTVGESIAEVIENSERVSKKECLEKIETILEQVGLDALYAQRNPKELSGGQRQRANIARALVLHPEFVVCDEPVSSLDYSLRKQILTLLNDLRKKFGLTYLFITHDLNCVPYVCDMMAIMYAGKIVEQIDLKNDSMQNALHPYTSLLLSCIPAKVPAERKKCTMESIIDTTVIPDSKHCCRFFPRCPFCTERCINEEPLLKEVASGHFVACHSVACHIV; encoded by the coding sequence ATGGAAGTATTGGCGGAAACCCAAAACATACGAAAATCCTACGAAAAACAAAATTTGTTTACAAAAAAGAGAGAGCAGGTCTCTGCCGTAAACGGTGTGTCTCTTAAAATTCAGAAGGGATGTTCAGTAGGACTTATCGGAGAGAGCGGAAGCGGAAAAAGCACGCTTGGCAGAATGATGGTTGGGCTGGAAACGCCAACAGAAGGACAGGCACTGTTTCGAGGACGGTCAATATCGAATATTTCCCTTCGAAAAATGCGTCCATTACGACGTAATATCCAGATGATATTTCAAAATAGCAGCAGCGTTTTTGATACTTCCTATACTGTAGGCGAAAGTATTGCCGAGGTTATTGAAAACAGTGAGAGAGTATCAAAAAAAGAATGCTTAGAAAAAATTGAGACAATATTGGAACAAGTGGGGCTAGATGCCTTATACGCTCAGAGGAATCCAAAGGAGCTGAGCGGAGGGCAGCGCCAGCGTGCCAATATTGCACGTGCGCTTGTTCTTCATCCAGAGTTTGTTGTTTGCGACGAGCCCGTTTCTAGCCTTGATTATTCATTGCGCAAACAAATTCTGACTTTACTTAATGACTTACGAAAAAAGTTTGGTTTAACTTACTTGTTTATCACTCATGACCTAAACTGTGTGCCTTATGTCTGCGATATGATGGCCATTATGTATGCAGGTAAGATAGTGGAGCAAATCGATTTAAAGAATGACTCGATGCAGAACGCACTTCACCCATACACCAGCTTACTGCTTTCGTGTATACCAGCAAAGGTGCCTGCAGAACGAAAAAAATGCACAATGGAGAGCATAATTGATACAACAGTTATACCTGATTCAAAACACTGTTGTCGGTTTTTTCCACGCTGTCCTTTCTGTACGGAACGTTGCATAAATGAGGAGCCATTGCTAAAGGAGGTCGCAAGCGGTCATTTTGTAGCATGCCATTCCGTAGCATGTCACATTGTATAA
- a CDS encoding class I SAM-dependent methyltransferase: MAVDHYGKVRGQSMLGTVFEQIEKAWSADAGGYDQVIQKQLSNEKDVKHWQDELRLVLDEKPLHVLDIGCGPGFFTIMLARLKHNVTSVDGAEGMVDRARINIKKEALNAKIYKSDAVLLDKEKENSLDAIVSRDVVWTLYDPEKAFIRWKNLLKTDGKIVIYDGDYRRDQSSLRYHVLKFTSDLINFFMERKHRKKNQHNSPGNGFEQLPMIRHKRPQYDRELLLKAGFSKVEVTKDRFRNSPLNIEFWRYGYQGKRFRVIAYK; this comes from the coding sequence GTGGCAGTTGATCACTATGGAAAAGTAAGAGGTCAAAGCATGTTGGGGACTGTATTTGAACAGATTGAAAAAGCCTGGTCTGCCGATGCCGGAGGTTACGACCAGGTGATTCAAAAACAGCTAAGTAATGAAAAAGACGTAAAGCATTGGCAGGATGAACTTCGGCTGGTGCTTGATGAGAAACCATTGCATGTGCTTGATATCGGATGTGGGCCTGGATTTTTTACAATTATGCTTGCCAGGCTAAAACATAATGTGACATCTGTTGATGGTGCTGAGGGAATGGTAGATCGTGCAAGGATCAATATCAAAAAGGAGGCGTTAAATGCAAAAATATATAAAAGCGACGCCGTGCTTTTGGATAAAGAAAAGGAAAACAGTCTTGATGCCATAGTATCACGTGATGTTGTCTGGACACTCTATGACCCGGAGAAAGCTTTCATTAGATGGAAAAATCTGCTGAAGACGGATGGTAAAATCGTTATCTATGATGGAGATTACAGGCGGGATCAATCGTCTTTGCGTTACCATGTATTGAAATTTACCTCAGACCTGATTAATTTCTTCATGGAGAGGAAACATCGGAAAAAGAACCAGCACAATTCCCCAGGAAATGGATTCGAACAGCTGCCAATGATTCGGCATAAGCGACCGCAATATGATCGAGAACTGTTGCTGAAAGCAGGTTTTTCAAAAGTAGAAGTGACAAAGGATCGTTTCCGTAACAGTCCATTAAATATTGAATTCTGGAGATATGGATATCAGGGGAAAAGGTTCCGCGTAATTGCCTACAAGTAA
- the nikB gene encoding nickel ABC transporter permease, producing MLKGIGERLFTLIPVLLAISLITFILGSMSSGDTARTLAEKKYDRPTYEQIEEIRTEMGFDRPVLVQYASWLKDAVKGNLGFSYSNDRPVVDEIVQYFPKTLQLALLALLFLIIISFTLGILSAVFSGSWIDKISRIYCFWSVSMPEFWFGLILLYIFGARLGLISVLGGSSMKFPIIPALTMSICSGGIYVRLIRTNMEEVLNKGYIRAARAKGVSEYKIITKHALKNATLPVLNKLGIGFGSLLAGSAIIESIFSWNGLGNLALESVKLKDYPVVQGYVLFMAVLMVLINLAVDIVCSIIDPRLRNE from the coding sequence ATGCTTAAAGGCATAGGAGAACGGTTATTCACATTGATTCCAGTACTGCTGGCTATTTCATTAATAACCTTCATCCTCGGCAGCATGTCATCAGGTGACACGGCACGTACACTAGCTGAAAAGAAATATGACAGGCCAACATATGAGCAGATTGAGGAAATACGAACCGAAATGGGATTTGACAGACCGGTGCTCGTCCAATACGCCAGTTGGCTTAAAGATGCGGTGAAGGGTAATTTGGGCTTTTCTTATTCAAATGACAGGCCGGTGGTTGATGAGATCGTTCAATATTTTCCTAAAACATTACAGTTGGCCCTTCTAGCACTATTGTTTTTAATTATAATTTCATTTACTCTTGGAATTTTATCGGCAGTGTTTTCCGGCTCGTGGATCGACAAGATTTCCAGAATATACTGTTTTTGGAGTGTATCAATGCCTGAATTCTGGTTTGGACTCATTCTACTGTATATTTTCGGTGCTCGTCTTGGACTAATATCAGTGCTTGGTGGAAGTTCAATGAAATTTCCAATAATACCTGCTCTTACAATGTCTATATGCAGCGGTGGGATTTATGTCCGACTTATTCGCACAAATATGGAGGAAGTACTGAACAAAGGATATATCCGTGCAGCCAGAGCAAAAGGCGTCAGCGAATATAAAATAATAACAAAACATGCTCTAAAAAACGCAACGCTTCCTGTACTTAACAAGCTTGGGATCGGATTTGGATCTTTGTTAGCTGGATCTGCAATTATTGAATCAATATTTTCATGGAATGGGCTTGGAAATCTGGCTCTCGAATCTGTTAAACTCAAAGACTATCCAGTAGTCCAGGGATATGTGCTGTTTATGGCTGTTTTGATGGTGTTAATTAACCTGGCTGTAGATATTGTCTGCAGCATCATTGATCCGCGTCTTAGAAATGAATGA
- a CDS encoding PspC domain-containing protein codes for MNKLYRSKKNRIIAGVCGGLGEYFKVDPTLIRLLWLLISIVGAGSGIVAYIIAWIIIPEEP; via the coding sequence ATGAATAAATTGTATAGGTCAAAGAAGAACAGGATTATTGCAGGGGTATGTGGTGGGCTAGGTGAATACTTTAAAGTTGATCCTACGCTTATACGGCTTCTATGGTTGCTAATTTCTATAGTGGGTGCGGGAAGCGGTATAGTTGCCTATATAATAGCATGGATTATAATTCCTGAAGAGCCCTGA
- the proB gene encoding glutamate 5-kinase, which produces MTDRNEFLNDINKIVIKIGTSSLTKQNCDSTKENCSIDPTFIENIAAQVSELRKLGKEVIVVSSGAIGVGLYELGIAPKPREIPIRQAAAAVGQSILMQYWSEAFSKHGIKVAQILLTYEFYSDRVSYLNLRNSISTLLEYGVVPIINENDCTCTNEIEAIFGDNDKLSAMVASKIDADLLIILSDIDGLFDKNPKIHEDARLISLVEKITPEIESYGGDPTSFKGVGGMRTKIKAAKICSMAGCYVLIANSEIEDVLLKVLSGKEIGTLFLAERHIQKNRARWIILSRASGTIRVDAGAKAAVLGKNSLLSAGVVDVEGNFDRGDVVRLECEGRVFAKGITDYTSEELMKIKGAHTDEIEGILGYNNYSNVIKKENIGIMEN; this is translated from the coding sequence TTGACAGATAGAAATGAATTCCTCAATGATATTAATAAAATCGTTATCAAAATCGGTACTTCCTCACTTACAAAACAGAACTGTGACAGTACAAAAGAAAACTGTAGTATTGATCCTACCTTTATAGAAAATATTGCAGCTCAGGTCTCCGAACTTCGAAAGCTCGGAAAAGAGGTAATTGTGGTAAGTTCGGGGGCAATAGGTGTAGGACTCTATGAGCTGGGCATTGCCCCAAAACCTCGTGAAATTCCTATCAGGCAGGCAGCAGCAGCGGTAGGACAGAGCATCCTTATGCAGTACTGGAGCGAAGCTTTTTCGAAACACGGGATAAAAGTTGCTCAAATCCTTCTTACTTATGAATTCTATTCTGACCGGGTATCCTACCTCAACCTCAGAAACAGTATCTCTACCCTTCTGGAATATGGGGTAGTTCCCATAATAAATGAAAACGATTGTACCTGTACAAACGAGATTGAAGCAATCTTTGGAGACAATGACAAACTTTCTGCAATGGTTGCAAGCAAAATCGATGCTGATCTCCTGATTATTCTTTCGGATATCGATGGCCTTTTTGACAAAAACCCAAAGATACACGAGGATGCCAGACTCATCTCTCTCGTTGAAAAAATTACGCCTGAAATCGAAAGTTATGGGGGTGACCCTACAAGCTTTAAGGGCGTAGGGGGAATGAGGACCAAGATAAAAGCTGCAAAGATCTGTAGCATGGCAGGTTGCTATGTCTTGATTGCAAACAGCGAAATTGAAGACGTTCTTCTGAAGGTTTTGTCTGGAAAAGAGATAGGTACCCTCTTCCTGGCTGAAAGGCATATCCAGAAGAACCGTGCCCGCTGGATCATCCTTTCAAGGGCTTCAGGCACTATCCGTGTAGACGCAGGGGCAAAAGCCGCAGTTCTTGGGAAAAACAGTCTTCTTTCGGCAGGAGTTGTGGATGTTGAGGGAAATTTTGATAGAGGAGATGTGGTTAGATTAGAGTGTGAAGGCAGAGTCTTTGCGAAAGGAATCACAGACTACACATCTGAAGAACTTATGAAAATAAAAGGTGCCCACACCGATGAAATCGAGGGTATCCTGGGTTATAATAATTACAGCAATGTAATAAAAAAAGAAAATATCGGCATAATGGAGAACTGA
- a CDS encoding serine O-acetyltransferase yields MIQSKKDYIFYLKADEIALKKKRGTVQYYRDYLLDDIWRFERLLRKREFYINCKKGIIYKLYLPYLYFKFQRLSTKLGFTIPPNVFGPGLSIAHKGTLIVNSNAKVGENCRIHTGVNIGTNAYSMEDELRPDFVLPVPKIGNNVYIGPGVKIFGDIEIADNIAIGANSVVNKSFKEEGITIAGVPAKKVSSEGFDKCYYKATDILRGFYKPPQ; encoded by the coding sequence ATGATTCAATCAAAGAAAGATTATATATTTTATTTAAAAGCAGATGAGATTGCACTTAAAAAAAAAAGAGGTACAGTCCAGTATTATAGGGATTATCTTTTGGATGATATCTGGAGATTTGAGAGATTACTAAGGAAAAGAGAATTTTATATAAATTGTAAAAAAGGTATTATATATAAACTATATCTTCCGTACCTTTATTTTAAATTCCAAAGATTAAGCACGAAATTAGGATTTACTATACCTCCAAATGTATTCGGGCCTGGATTATCTATTGCTCATAAAGGTACTTTAATTGTAAATAGCAATGCAAAAGTTGGTGAAAATTGTCGCATTCATACTGGTGTAAATATTGGAACAAATGCCTATAGTATGGAGGACGAATTAAGACCGGATTTTGTATTACCTGTGCCAAAAATAGGAAATAATGTATATATTGGTCCCGGCGTTAAAATCTTTGGAGATATTGAAATTGCAGATAATATCGCAATAGGTGCAAATTCAGTAGTAAACAAATCCTTTAAAGAAGAAGGTATTACAATAGCAGGAGTTCCAGCAAAAAAAGTTAGTAGTGAAGGATTTGATAAATGTTACTATAAAGCTACAGACATTTTAAGAGGATTCTATAAACCTCCTCAGTAA
- the proC gene encoding pyrroline-5-carboxylate reductase, with amino-acid sequence MVDQNQKIGFIGAGKMGSALMQGIIKAGIVKPENLGAADVYEPFLNDLKAKLGINISTDNSVIARASDILLLAVKPQTLGSVLENLKADITSDKLIISIAAGVPLATYENALPAGTRVIRVMPNIAATVSEAASGIAPGKNATPEDVKTALEIFSAVGTAVQVSESIMDAVTGLSGSGPAFIFPVIEAMADGAVLEGMDRKSALTLSAQTVLGAAKMMLETGLHPGELKDMVTSPAGTTIQGVHALEEAGVRAAFMNAVIRATERSKELGKK; translated from the coding sequence ATGGTAGATCAAAACCAAAAGATAGGATTTATCGGAGCAGGAAAAATGGGCTCTGCACTTATGCAGGGAATTATAAAGGCCGGAATTGTAAAGCCTGAAAACCTTGGCGCAGCCGACGTGTACGAGCCTTTCTTGAACGATCTAAAGGCAAAGCTTGGCATTAATATATCTACTGACAATTCCGTTATCGCCAGGGCATCCGATATTCTTCTCCTAGCAGTAAAGCCCCAGACTCTGGGTTCTGTACTCGAAAATCTTAAAGCTGACATAACTTCTGATAAACTTATAATCTCAATTGCAGCTGGTGTGCCTCTTGCCACTTACGAAAATGCGCTCCCCGCTGGCACAAGAGTCATACGTGTGATGCCAAATATTGCGGCCACAGTTTCCGAAGCTGCTTCAGGTATTGCTCCAGGTAAAAATGCCACTCCCGAAGACGTGAAAACTGCCCTTGAGATCTTTTCTGCAGTCGGCACTGCAGTCCAGGTGTCTGAGTCCATAATGGACGCAGTTACAGGTCTTTCAGGCAGCGGGCCTGCATTTATCTTTCCTGTGATTGAGGCAATGGCCGATGGGGCTGTTCTTGAAGGAATGGACAGGAAAAGTGCCCTCACTCTCTCAGCCCAGACTGTACTTGGGGCTGCAAAAATGATGCTTGAAACAGGCCTGCACCCTGGAGAACTCAAGGATATGGTTACTTCTCCTGCCGGGACTACCATCCAAGGTGTCCATGCTCTTGAAGAGGCTGGAGTCAGGGCTGCATTTATGAATGCAGTTATAAGGGCAACCGAACGCTCAAAAGAACTTGGAAAGAAGTAA
- the nikC gene encoding nickel ABC transporter permease subunit NikC, protein MMQVKTQAIKRSNAWFHSSDGIINFIFTQKEAVFGFVIAALIIVIAIAASVIAPNDPLKVNMSMRLTDPSLLYWLGTDNLGRCIASRLIWGARMSLIYSLCVLGLMMAISIPIGLLSGYAGGHIDTFIMRVIDIFLSLPTFLMALAIAGMLEPSARNMIIAMASVWWAPYARIIRGMAMQIKQQDFMLAAKAAACTHTQIIFRHILRNIAPTIIVMATLEIGSIILAIASFSFIGLGAQPPTPEWGVMLSDSKEFMQTQPQLMIYPGLAIMITVMAFNLLGEGLKNAIQK, encoded by the coding sequence ATGATGCAGGTCAAAACTCAAGCAATAAAAAGATCGAATGCATGGTTTCATTCATCCGATGGCATTATAAATTTTATATTTACGCAAAAAGAAGCAGTTTTCGGTTTTGTAATAGCGGCTTTGATTATAGTCATTGCCATAGCTGCATCTGTAATCGCGCCAAATGACCCTCTTAAGGTAAATATGTCAATGCGTTTAACAGACCCAAGCTTGCTATATTGGCTTGGCACCGACAATCTTGGGCGATGCATTGCATCTCGTCTGATCTGGGGAGCACGGATGTCACTAATATACAGCCTGTGCGTGCTGGGCCTTATGATGGCAATTAGTATCCCTATAGGACTCCTTTCTGGGTATGCAGGCGGTCATATAGACACGTTTATTATGCGAGTTATAGACATATTTTTATCACTTCCAACTTTTCTGATGGCATTAGCCATCGCCGGTATGCTGGAACCCAGTGCTAGAAATATGATTATTGCCATGGCCAGCGTGTGGTGGGCACCTTATGCAAGAATAATACGTGGTATGGCAATGCAGATAAAGCAGCAGGACTTTATGCTTGCAGCAAAAGCAGCCGCCTGTACTCATACACAGATTATTTTTCGGCACATACTTCGTAATATCGCCCCAACAATTATTGTAATGGCCACACTTGAAATTGGTTCAATTATACTGGCCATCGCGTCATTTTCTTTTATCGGGTTAGGTGCGCAGCCGCCTACGCCTGAGTGGGGTGTTATGCTCAGCGACAGCAAAGAATTTATGCAGACACAGCCGCAGCTGATGATTTATCCGGGACTTGCAATTATGATCACAGTTATGGCATTTAATCTTCTGGGGGAAGGACTGAAAAATGCAATACAAAAATGA
- the nikD gene encoding nickel import ATP-binding protein NikD, protein MQYKNDHGLQSENAVLDIRGLSLDYIMQDQNIHAVVNLDLAARMGKITALVGESGSGKSTVALAVMGIQDENAVISSGEIHLAGTDILSMPKKDMRPYISNHTGIIFQDPIDSLNPLLTVGEQLVETILIHEKITKKQARTIALNQLMAVSLPQPEELMKKYPFMLSGGMCQRVMIAIASVFRPPLLIADEPTTALDVTVQAQILHQLDSMRKRNGTAILLITHDLGVVAEIADDVCIMKDGHIVESGTVDDIFYNPQHTYTRQLLAAAL, encoded by the coding sequence ATGCAATACAAAAATGACCATGGACTTCAGAGTGAAAACGCGGTATTAGATATCCGGGGACTTTCTCTGGACTACATTATGCAGGATCAAAACATTCACGCCGTGGTAAACTTGGACCTTGCTGCACGAATGGGAAAAATCACAGCACTTGTTGGAGAAAGCGGCAGTGGAAAATCCACCGTTGCACTGGCGGTAATGGGTATTCAGGATGAAAACGCTGTAATCTCAAGTGGTGAGATTCACCTGGCAGGGACGGATATACTTTCTATGCCTAAAAAAGATATGCGACCTTACATATCGAACCATACCGGCATTATTTTTCAGGATCCAATTGATTCGCTGAATCCGTTATTAACTGTTGGAGAGCAGTTGGTGGAGACAATCCTGATACATGAAAAAATAACAAAAAAGCAAGCTCGTACCATTGCTCTCAATCAACTTATGGCGGTCAGCCTGCCACAGCCGGAAGAATTGATGAAAAAATACCCCTTTATGCTGAGTGGAGGAATGTGTCAGCGTGTCATGATTGCCATCGCCAGCGTATTCCGTCCACCGCTTCTCATTGCAGATGAGCCAACGACCGCTCTTGATGTAACGGTTCAGGCTCAAATCCTGCATCAATTGGATTCGATGAGAAAGAGAAACGGAACTGCAATTCTGCTTATTACGCACGATTTGGGAGTCGTCGCAGAAATAGCAGATGATGTGTGTATCATGAAGGACGGACATATTGTGGAAAGCGGCACAGTAGACGACATATTTTATAATCCGCAACATACGTATACACGCCAATTACTGGCGGCGGCTCTCTAA
- a CDS encoding nickel ABC transporter substrate-binding protein, giving the protein MLLLSGCISNQASNNTQNEISDSSDTTATAVSNQSDSITIMVSGKLNPEDASPIESSTEMCLYEMVYEPLVKYGKGGVIEPELAERWEISDNGTQYTFYLRKDAKFSDGTNLNADSVVSSAKRWNPTSFSTPLTNVEKLDDYTVRLTFKENCYPVLIELTYPRPFRIASENSFDENGNFVKMIGTGEWMVESYVPEEEVVMVPNPYYYGTKPNINKITIRKVTEGESRIMALQSGEADLSLADLPSESKSIIESSKNLGATTTEGTLGFFLMLNQENTVLQDENVRLALNYAMDKDSIVENIFGGDAVAAKGILPDTVPYVTDENSKGYSYNPEKAKELLAGSGYTDSDGDGIVDKDGVPLSLKLVFQSEEYASWKSMCEYMQAAAKEVGIDIQLEQLDTSAYYDAIWKNRDFDMIIYRTYEDSWNPHGFLRSMFYQSEGSTSVCWYDPQLNTDLDEVIKTQDETTRQAKYDQIFKLINDKALVVPLCYPNKQYVYNTRLQNVTVAPTSYEGIEWQLITMEK; this is encoded by the coding sequence GTGCTGTTGCTGAGTGGATGCATCTCAAATCAAGCGTCAAACAATACACAGAACGAAATTTCTGATTCTTCAGATACCACCGCCACGGCCGTCAGTAATCAGTCCGATTCCATTACAATTATGGTCTCTGGCAAACTGAATCCGGAAGATGCCAGCCCGATAGAATCCAGCACGGAAATGTGCCTTTATGAAATGGTGTACGAACCGCTGGTCAAATACGGGAAAGGCGGCGTGATTGAGCCTGAACTTGCTGAGAGATGGGAAATCAGCGATAATGGAACGCAGTATACTTTCTACTTACGTAAAGATGCCAAATTTTCAGATGGTACCAACCTTAATGCGGACAGCGTGGTAAGCAGTGCAAAACGCTGGAACCCCACAAGCTTTTCCACGCCGCTTACAAATGTGGAGAAATTAGACGACTACACGGTCAGGCTGACATTTAAGGAAAACTGTTATCCTGTATTAATCGAACTGACCTATCCACGGCCTTTCCGCATCGCATCTGAAAACTCATTTGATGAAAACGGTAACTTTGTAAAAATGATCGGTACAGGCGAGTGGATGGTGGAAAGTTATGTCCCTGAGGAAGAGGTGGTTATGGTGCCCAACCCGTATTATTACGGGACGAAGCCGAATATTAATAAGATAACCATCAGAAAAGTTACCGAAGGCGAATCAAGAATTATGGCACTTCAAAGCGGAGAAGCTGACCTTTCTCTAGCTGATCTGCCTTCCGAAAGTAAATCGATCATCGAGTCATCAAAAAATCTTGGCGCTACAACCACTGAAGGCACATTGGGATTTTTCCTCATGCTAAATCAAGAAAATACCGTGTTACAGGATGAAAATGTCCGCCTTGCGTTAAATTATGCAATGGACAAAGACAGCATCGTGGAAAATATATTTGGAGGCGACGCTGTTGCAGCAAAGGGCATTTTACCTGATACAGTACCGTACGTCACTGATGAAAACAGCAAAGGATACTCTTATAACCCGGAAAAAGCGAAAGAACTGCTAGCAGGATCTGGGTATACGGACAGTGATGGGGATGGGATCGTTGATAAGGACGGTGTGCCGCTGTCCCTTAAACTTGTATTTCAGTCTGAGGAATATGCAAGCTGGAAATCTATGTGTGAATACATGCAGGCTGCGGCCAAAGAGGTCGGCATTGATATTCAGCTTGAGCAACTGGACACTTCGGCCTACTATGATGCGATCTGGAAAAACCGTGATTTTGACATGATTATTTACCGCACATATGAGGATTCATGGAATCCACACGGATTTTTGCGCTCCATGTTTTATCAGTCAGAGGGAAGCACGTCCGTATGCTGGTATGACCCGCAGTTAAATACAGATCTTGACGAAGTCATTAAAACACAGGACGAGACAACGCGTCAGGCAAAGTATGATCAGATATTTAAGCTGATCAATGACAAAGCGCTTGTTGTTCCTCTGTGCTATCCCAACAAACAATATGTATATAATACCCGCCTGCAAAACGTGACAGTCGCACCGACGAGCTATGAAGGCATAGAGTGGCAGTTGATCACTATGGAAAAGTAA
- a CDS encoding peroxiredoxin, whose amino-acid sequence MEEVENEQIHMPLIGDDAPSFTAVTTQGQINFPDDYKGKWVILFSHPADFTPVCTTEFMTFASMQEEFREMNTELIGLSIDSVFSHIAWLKRIEEKIEYKGMKNLEIKFPVIEDLKMDVAKKYGMIQPKTSTTQAVRAVFIIDPEAKIRTILYYPQSTGRNMQEIKRVVAALQKNTAEKVATPANWQPGDDVIVPAPSSMEALKERTGKLEENMYCLDWFLCFKKDSKK is encoded by the coding sequence ATGGAAGAAGTTGAGAATGAACAGATACACATGCCTCTGATCGGAGATGATGCACCATCATTTACAGCAGTGACAACTCAGGGACAAATCAATTTCCCTGATGATTACAAAGGTAAGTGGGTTATTCTTTTCAGTCATCCTGCAGATTTCACACCCGTATGTACCACCGAATTCATGACTTTTGCCAGTATGCAGGAGGAATTCAGAGAGATGAACACTGAGCTTATAGGGCTTTCTATAGACAGCGTATTCTCTCATATTGCATGGCTTAAGAGAATAGAAGAGAAAATTGAATATAAAGGAATGAAAAATCTCGAGATCAAATTTCCGGTGATAGAAGACCTGAAGATGGATGTCGCAAAAAAATATGGTATGATCCAGCCAAAAACCTCTACGACACAGGCTGTAAGAGCCGTATTTATTATTGATCCTGAAGCGAAAATTAGGACAATACTCTACTATCCGCAGTCAACAGGAAGGAATATGCAGGAGATCAAGAGAGTTGTGGCCGCCCTGCAGAAAAATACGGCCGAAAAAGTCGCAACGCCGGCTAACTGGCAGCCTGGGGATGATGTTATTGTTCCAGCTCCCAGTTCGATGGAAGCCCTAAAGGAAAGAACTGGTAAGCTCGAAGAAAACATGTACTGTCTTGACTGGTTTTTGTGCTTTAAAAAAGATAGTAAGAAATAA